The following DNA comes from Winogradskyella sp. PG-2.
GTTTATACTTTTCTCCTTCAATGACAACATCACCTCGCGTTTCTTGACTAATATTTTCACTTGTATTACTTAGTTCGTATTTAAAATCTAAGCTGATATTTTTATACGCTTTTATTTTCTCACTTACTTCTGTTAATAAGCCTTCAGCTTTTGCATCACTTTGTGCAAAACCTATAGCTCCAAATGTAAAAAATGCTATTACAATTAATTTTTTCATCTTATTTCGTATAATCTTTTTATTGTTTTTCGTTTTCTAATAATTGATCTAAAGCTAATAAATCTGGTACTAATACCTGCCTTGCTTTACTACCTTCAAAAGAACCAACAATTCCTGCAGCTTCTAACTGATCAATAATTCTACCAGCTCTATTATAGCCTAATTTCAATTTTCGTTGCAATAAGGAAGCGGAACCTTGTTGTGCAGTCACAATAATTGTTGCTGCGTCCTTAAACAACTTATCTCTGTCTGAAATATCTATATCAAGATTTGTGCCACCTTCCTCACCAACATATTCTGGCAGTAAATGTGCATCTGGATAAGCTTTTTGTGAACCTATAAATTCTGTAATTTTTTCTACTTCTGGAGTATCAACAAATGCACACTGAATTCGTATTAATTCATTGCCTTGAGTATAAAGCATATCACCACGACCAATAAGTTGGTCTGCGCCAGATCCATCTAGAATAGTACGAGAATCTATCTTACTTGTGACTCTAAATGCAATTCGTGCTGGGAAGTTTGCTTTAATAATACCAGTTATTACATTAACAGAGGGGCGTTGTGTAGCGATAATTAAATGTATACCAATGGCACGTGCTAATTGTGCTAGTCTTGCAATAGGCGTTTCTACCTCCTTACCTGCAGTCATTATTAAATCTGCAAACTCATCAACAACCAAAACAATATATGGTAAGAAGGCGTGACCGTCATTTGGGTTTAACTTTCTTGCTTTAAATTTAGCGTTGTATTCTGCAATATTTCTACAAAATGCATTCTTTAGCATTTCGTAACGATTGTCCATTTCTATACAAAGTGAATTTAATGTGTTTATAACCTTTGTATTGTCTGTAATAATAGCATCTTCACTATCCGGAAGTTTTGCCAAATAATGACGTTCTATTTTATTAAATAAAGTCAGTTCAACCTTTTTAGGATCCACTAATACAAACTTAACTTCTGCAGGATGTTTTTTGTAAAGTAAAGACGTTAAGACAGCATTTAAACCAACAGATTTACCTTGTCCAGTAGCACCAGCCATAAGCATATGTGGCATTTTTGCTAAATCAACCACAAAGGTTTCATTACTAATAGTTTTACCAAATGCTATAGGTAATTGCATTTCAGATTTCTGAAACTTCTGTGAAGCAATTACAGAACGCATAGATACTATTGTAGAGTTTTTATTTGGTACTTCTATACCGATAGTTCCTTTTCCTGGGATTGGTGCAATAATACGTATACCAAGTGCAGCTAATGACAGAGCAATATCGTCTTCTAAGTTTTTGATTTTTGAAATTCTAATACCAGCTTCTGGTACAATTTCATAAAGGGTTACTGTTGGTCCTATAGTTGCCTTTATGCTACTAATACCAATTTTATAATTACTTAATGTCTCAACAATTTTGTTTTTATTCTCTTCAAGCTCTTCCTGATCTATAGAAATTCCTTCATTATCATATTTCTTTAATAAATCTAATGGTGGAAATTGATATTTTGCAAGTTCTAGAGTAGGATCAAATTGTCCGAAATCTTCAACGAGCTTATCAGCAAGATTATCAGTTTCAGATTTTTCTTCTGCTATTTTCTCAACTTTCAATTCTGGTTCTTCAATTGTTTCTTCAATAGGCTTCTCTTCAACTTCCATTGTTAATGTTGGAGTCTCAGTTTTAGTCTTAGGTTTAGAGTGTTTGCTAATTGTTGGCTCTGCTTTGTCTAAAGGTATCTCAAAAGCAGATTTAATGGCATCAGCTTCATCGGTTAAACTGTTATCAAATACAACAGTTGGTTGTGTCACATTATTTTCGGATTGTAAGTCTTCTTTGAGATCACGCTTAGCTCTATTAAATAGTGTAACAAAAGTATCACCAGTGACTTTAAAACGAATAGCGAGATAGGCTATAAGACCAAAAAGTAATAATAGTATAGTTCCTATTTTACCTATATAATCTTGAAAAAAATGATTCATTTCGTATCCAATAGTG
Coding sequences within:
- a CDS encoding FtsK/SpoIIIE family DNA translocase — protein: MAKKTTKKKTTKAKPKTKSKLKKPSFKLSNQQKLVFGSLLIILGVLLFISFLSFIFTGKEDQSVLSTFPERSDAYKNWASQLGAVVSEFFITKGFGIPSFIFSGLIFLSGVYVTLNLKKAKLTKHWIWGTLIIIWLSIFFGFFTHKYDILGGTIGYEMNHFFQDYIGKIGTILLLLFGLIAYLAIRFKVTGDTFVTLFNRAKRDLKEDLQSENNVTQPTVVFDNSLTDEADAIKSAFEIPLDKAEPTISKHSKPKTKTETPTLTMEVEEKPIEETIEEPELKVEKIAEEKSETDNLADKLVEDFGQFDPTLELAKYQFPPLDLLKKYDNEGISIDQEELEENKNKIVETLSNYKIGISSIKATIGPTVTLYEIVPEAGIRISKIKNLEDDIALSLAALGIRIIAPIPGKGTIGIEVPNKNSTIVSMRSVIASQKFQKSEMQLPIAFGKTISNETFVVDLAKMPHMLMAGATGQGKSVGLNAVLTSLLYKKHPAEVKFVLVDPKKVELTLFNKIERHYLAKLPDSEDAIITDNTKVINTLNSLCIEMDNRYEMLKNAFCRNIAEYNAKFKARKLNPNDGHAFLPYIVLVVDEFADLIMTAGKEVETPIARLAQLARAIGIHLIIATQRPSVNVITGIIKANFPARIAFRVTSKIDSRTILDGSGADQLIGRGDMLYTQGNELIRIQCAFVDTPEVEKITEFIGSQKAYPDAHLLPEYVGEEGGTNLDIDISDRDKLFKDAATIIVTAQQGSASLLQRKLKLGYNRAGRIIDQLEAAGIVGSFEGSKARQVLVPDLLALDQLLENEKQ